A DNA window from Pseudomonas tohonis contains the following coding sequences:
- a CDS encoding sigma-70 family RNA polymerase sigma factor translates to MSTRRPGFFDHYEELIGTWTRRLRNRHRAEDLAHDAFVRVLEADQAAIEQPRAYLHQTTRNIATDQFRRDERRALLEQELGSQAEASADDPESFMHAVQLADSIEKALAELPPNCRQVFVWQKLEGLSQAEIAERMGLSKNMVERYMIRTLRHLRDRLDASLS, encoded by the coding sequence ATGTCGACGCGCAGACCTGGCTTCTTCGACCACTATGAAGAGCTCATCGGCACCTGGACCCGCCGGCTGAGGAACCGCCATCGCGCCGAGGATTTGGCCCACGATGCCTTCGTCCGGGTGCTGGAGGCCGACCAGGCCGCCATCGAGCAACCTCGCGCCTACCTGCACCAGACCACACGCAACATCGCCACCGACCAGTTCCGCCGCGACGAACGCCGTGCCCTGCTGGAGCAGGAACTGGGCAGCCAGGCCGAGGCGAGCGCAGACGACCCCGAATCTTTCATGCACGCGGTGCAGCTGGCCGACTCTATCGAGAAGGCACTGGCCGAGCTGCCGCCCAACTGCCGCCAGGTGTTCGTCTGGCAGAAGCTCGAAGGCCTGAGCCAGGCGGAAATCGCCGAGCGCATGGGGTTATCCAAGAACATGGTCGAGCGGTATATGATCCGAACCCTTCGCCATCTGCGTGACCGCCTGGACGCGAGCCTTTCATGA
- a CDS encoding LysR family transcriptional regulator, with the protein MNRSEMRRVDLNMLIVFETLMHERNLTRTAEKLFLGQPAISAALSRLRDYFNDPLFVRSGRAMEPTTRAVEILQQLRPALDAMSNALSHAHEFDPATSNMVFRIGLSDDVECGLLPPLLNHLREVAPNIVLVVRRANFLLMPSLLASGEISVGVSYTTELPANAKCRTLRRIQTMVLRADKRPEPLTLDDYCSRPHALISFSGDLCGNIDQDLARIGRSRRVVLAVPQFNGLRALLANSDVIATVPDYAASELVAGGGLRAEPPPFEIVPAKLTMAWRGAQDNDSAERWLRTQIVRFMSEDGL; encoded by the coding sequence ATGAACCGCAGCGAAATGCGCCGCGTGGACCTGAACATGCTGATCGTCTTCGAGACGCTGATGCACGAGCGCAACCTGACCCGCACCGCCGAGAAGCTGTTCCTCGGCCAGCCGGCGATCAGCGCCGCGCTGTCGCGCCTGCGCGACTACTTCAACGACCCCCTGTTCGTGCGCAGTGGCCGCGCCATGGAACCCACCACCCGCGCGGTGGAAATCCTCCAGCAACTGCGCCCGGCGCTGGACGCCATGTCCAACGCCCTGAGCCATGCCCATGAATTCGATCCGGCCACCAGCAACATGGTGTTCCGCATCGGCCTTTCCGACGACGTCGAGTGCGGCCTGCTGCCCCCGCTGCTCAACCACCTGCGCGAGGTGGCACCGAACATCGTGCTGGTGGTACGCCGCGCCAACTTCCTGCTGATGCCGAGCCTCCTCGCCTCGGGCGAGATCTCCGTCGGCGTCAGCTACACCACCGAACTGCCGGCCAACGCCAAGTGCCGCACCCTGCGGCGCATCCAGACCATGGTGCTGCGCGCCGACAAGCGCCCCGAGCCGCTGACCCTGGACGACTACTGCAGCCGCCCCCACGCACTGATCTCCTTCTCGGGCGACCTGTGCGGCAACATCGACCAGGACCTGGCGCGCATCGGCCGCTCCCGTCGCGTGGTGCTCGCCGTGCCGCAGTTCAACGGCCTGCGCGCGCTGCTGGCCAACTCCGACGTGATCGCCACCGTGCCCGACTACGCCGCCAGCGAACTGGTGGCCGGCGGCGGCCTGCGTGCCGAGCCGCCGCCCTTCGAGATCGTTCCCGCCAAGCTGACCATGGCCTGGCGCGGCGCCCAGGACAACGACTCCGCCGAACGCTGGCTGCGCACCCAGATCGTGCGTTTCATGAGCGAAGACGGGCTCTGA
- a CDS encoding class I SAM-dependent methyltransferase has translation MTPDAIETLRLQLTAALGDLPAETRRLFHGRGRRWPGLEHLVVDWLEGVVQVALFREPEAGALDSLKAMLAGLVASEAWRAAPVRSLLLQLRYLPGSDTELLWGEAVEQWTMHEDGLAYRLDLMRNQNIGLFLDMRYGRRWVREQAAGKRVLNLFAYTCGFSVAALAGGAEAVVNLDMARAALSRGRDNHRLNGHDTTRVMFLGHELFKSWGKVKKCGPYDLVIIDPPSFQKGSFELDRDYRKILRRLPELLAEGGQVLACVNDPATGADFIVRTMAEEAPALRFRERLANPPEFADVDPEGGLKALVFVQG, from the coding sequence ATGACCCCCGACGCCATCGAAACCCTTCGCCTCCAGCTGACCGCCGCCCTGGGCGATCTGCCCGCCGAGACGCGCCGCCTGTTCCATGGGCGAGGCCGCCGCTGGCCGGGGCTGGAGCACCTGGTGGTGGACTGGCTGGAGGGCGTGGTCCAGGTGGCGCTGTTCCGCGAGCCGGAGGCCGGGGCGCTGGACAGCCTCAAGGCGATGCTCGCCGGACTGGTGGCCAGCGAAGCCTGGCGCGCCGCACCGGTGCGCAGCCTACTGTTGCAGTTGCGCTACCTGCCGGGCAGCGACACCGAGCTGCTCTGGGGCGAGGCGGTGGAGCAGTGGACCATGCACGAGGATGGGCTGGCCTACCGCCTGGACCTGATGCGCAACCAGAACATCGGCCTGTTCCTCGACATGCGCTACGGGCGCCGCTGGGTCCGCGAGCAGGCCGCCGGCAAGCGCGTGCTGAACCTCTTCGCCTACACCTGTGGCTTCTCCGTGGCGGCCCTCGCCGGCGGTGCCGAGGCGGTGGTCAACCTGGACATGGCCCGCGCCGCCCTGAGCCGTGGCCGCGACAACCACCGCCTGAACGGCCACGACACGACCCGGGTCATGTTCCTCGGCCACGAGCTCTTCAAGTCCTGGGGCAAGGTGAAGAAGTGCGGGCCGTACGACCTGGTGATCATCGACCCGCCGTCCTTCCAGAAGGGCAGCTTCGAACTGGACCGTGACTACCGCAAGATCCTCCGCCGCCTGCCGGAGCTGCTGGCCGAGGGCGGCCAGGTGCTTGCCTGCGTCAACGACCCGGCTACCGGGGCCGACTTCATCGTCCGCACCATGGCCGAGGAGGCGCCTGCTCTGCGCTTCCGCGAGCGCCTGGCCAATCCGCCGGAATTCGCGGACGTGGACCCGGAAGGCGGGCTCAAGGCCCTGGTGTTCGTCCAGGGCTGA
- a CDS encoding FecR family protein, producing the protein MSNEHPTGHPPPTPEPLAAPPGAGAAPGCAAHEEALREAAAFWFTRHRDGELDTDEAERFAAWLAASPEHEREYALLDYLWKAADLMPEPRLRALAEAHAPRAGRRRNATRALAIAASLVVAAGAAWLWVPLPFGAEQYATVAGERRQVILADGTLVELNSRTRLEVRYRDQQRQVSLESGEAMFSVTHDPARPFVVDAGKGRVTVTGTRFDVRRDPAEVRVAVESGSVRVEGQRNAATRPLLAGDAVRIASDGSVGAIAPIDISAITAWRQGKLVFNDAPLADVVAEVSRYRAAPVRVAPAVAGLRLSSVFRADDTDALLGVLPRMLPVQVRALPDGSREIIPL; encoded by the coding sequence ATGAGCAACGAGCACCCCACCGGGCATCCGCCCCCCACGCCGGAGCCGCTGGCCGCCCCGCCGGGCGCTGGCGCGGCACCCGGCTGCGCGGCGCACGAGGAGGCACTGCGCGAGGCGGCCGCCTTCTGGTTCACCCGCCACCGCGACGGTGAGCTCGACACGGACGAAGCCGAGCGCTTCGCCGCCTGGCTCGCCGCGAGCCCGGAGCATGAACGCGAATACGCCCTGCTCGACTACCTGTGGAAGGCCGCCGACCTGATGCCCGAGCCGCGCCTGCGCGCCCTTGCTGAGGCCCACGCACCCCGCGCCGGTCGCCGCCGCAACGCCACCCGTGCCCTGGCCATCGCCGCCAGCCTGGTAGTGGCCGCCGGTGCCGCCTGGCTATGGGTGCCGCTGCCTTTTGGTGCCGAGCAGTACGCCACCGTCGCCGGCGAGCGGCGCCAGGTGATCCTGGCCGACGGCACGCTTGTGGAACTCAACAGCCGCACCCGTCTGGAAGTGCGCTACCGCGACCAGCAGCGCCAGGTCAGCCTGGAAAGCGGCGAAGCCATGTTCAGCGTCACCCACGATCCCGCCCGCCCCTTCGTGGTGGATGCCGGCAAGGGTCGGGTGACGGTTACCGGCACGCGCTTCGACGTGCGCCGCGACCCGGCCGAGGTAAGGGTCGCGGTGGAATCCGGCAGCGTCCGGGTCGAGGGCCAGCGCAACGCCGCCACCCGCCCCCTGCTGGCCGGCGATGCCGTGCGCATCGCCAGTGACGGCAGCGTTGGCGCCATCGCCCCCATCGATATCTCCGCCATCACCGCCTGGCGCCAGGGCAAGCTGGTATTCAACGACGCCCCGCTGGCCGACGTGGTCGCCGAGGTCTCGCGCTACCGCGCGGCACCGGTGCGCGTGGCGCCCGCCGTAGCCGGCCTGCGGCTATCCAGCGTGTTTCGCGCCGATGACACCGACGCCCTGCTCGGCGTGCTGCCGCGCATGCTGCCGGTGCAGGTGCGTGCCCTCCCCGATGGTAGTCGCGAAATAATTCCTCTTTAG
- a CDS encoding ATP-binding protein, translated as MNNPTIFQDDPVLCFGTFRFHVQRRLLLEGERPLHLGSRALDILQLLLENAGHLVGKDCIIARVWPTTVVEETNLRVHIAALRRALGDGRDGRRFIANVPQRGYSFVAEVSCEGGAPAATPGAWPAHNLPVRLTRIEGRDALVGTLVRELPQRRFFTLAGPGGVGKTTVALRVAELLLEHYADGAHLIDLAECGADGVARRVAAVLGLQDPGTDPIADIGRQLRGRHALLVLDNCEHLPDAAALLAEGLLRRAPRLSILATSREPLLAEGEFVQRLAGLPVPPALADCSVEEALGCAAIRLFVSRARARQDGFRLRPDDVPRVSEICRRLDGLPLAIELAAAQVDSLGLDGLQRLLDGPFQLLAHARRTAVPRHQSLRASLDWSYDLLTALERVVLQRLALFKQAFTFDGAVRVIGCERISETRLYEAISHLVAKSLLLAEPEYGQVRYRLLETTRAYALDKLRSGGEHPQRALEWRLAMPLPSLWRGAPVQGMPH; from the coding sequence ATGAACAACCCCACCATCTTCCAGGATGACCCCGTGCTGTGCTTCGGCACATTCCGGTTCCACGTCCAGCGCCGCCTCCTGCTCGAGGGCGAGCGCCCGCTGCACCTGGGCAGCCGCGCCCTGGACATCCTCCAGCTGCTGCTGGAGAACGCCGGCCACCTGGTTGGCAAGGACTGCATCATCGCCCGCGTCTGGCCCACCACCGTGGTGGAGGAAACCAACCTGCGGGTGCATATCGCCGCCTTGCGTCGCGCCCTGGGCGACGGGCGTGACGGGCGCCGCTTCATCGCCAACGTGCCGCAGCGCGGCTACAGCTTCGTCGCCGAAGTGAGCTGCGAAGGCGGGGCGCCGGCTGCAACCCCGGGTGCGTGGCCGGCGCATAACCTGCCGGTGCGGCTGACCCGCATCGAGGGGCGCGATGCGCTGGTGGGGACCCTGGTGCGCGAGTTGCCGCAGCGGCGCTTCTTCACCCTGGCCGGCCCCGGCGGCGTGGGCAAGACCACCGTGGCGCTGCGCGTCGCCGAACTGTTGCTGGAGCACTACGCGGACGGGGCGCACCTCATCGACCTGGCCGAGTGCGGGGCCGACGGCGTGGCCCGCCGTGTGGCTGCGGTGCTCGGCCTCCAGGACCCGGGGACGGACCCGATCGCCGACATCGGCCGGCAACTGCGCGGCCGTCATGCGCTGCTGGTGCTGGACAACTGCGAGCACCTGCCGGACGCCGCGGCGCTGCTGGCCGAGGGGCTGCTGCGCCGCGCGCCGCGCCTGTCGATCCTGGCCACCAGCCGCGAGCCGTTGCTGGCCGAAGGCGAGTTCGTCCAGCGCCTGGCGGGCCTGCCGGTGCCGCCCGCGCTGGCCGACTGCTCCGTGGAGGAAGCCCTGGGCTGCGCCGCCATCCGCCTGTTCGTCAGCCGGGCCCGCGCCCGCCAGGATGGCTTCCGCCTGCGCCCGGATGACGTGCCGCGGGTGAGCGAGATCTGCCGCCGCCTCGACGGCCTGCCGCTGGCCATCGAACTGGCCGCGGCCCAGGTGGACAGCCTCGGCCTCGACGGCCTGCAACGGCTGCTCGATGGCCCGTTCCAACTGCTCGCCCACGCGCGGCGCACGGCGGTACCCCGGCACCAGAGCCTGAGGGCCAGCCTGGATTGGAGCTATGACCTGCTGACTGCGCTGGAGCGCGTCGTGCTGCAACGCCTGGCCCTGTTCAAGCAGGCCTTCACCTTCGACGGCGCCGTGCGGGTCATCGGCTGCGAGCGCATCAGCGAAACGCGGCTGTACGAGGCCATCAGCCACCTGGTGGCCAAGTCCCTGTTGCTGGCGGAGCCGGAGTACGGGCAGGTGCGCTACCGCTTGCTGGAAACCACCCGGGCCTACGCGCTGGACAAGTTGCGCAGTGGCGGCGAGCACCCCCAGCGTGCCCTGGAGTGGCGCCTGGCGATGCCCCTCCCGAGCCTCTGGCGCGGCGCGCCGGTGCAAGGCATGCCCCATTGA
- the ppnN gene encoding nucleotide 5'-monophosphate nucleosidase PpnN, translating into MPPRHVVNAEVSPKGSLETLSQREVQQLSEAGSGSIYTLFRQCALAILNTGAHIDNAKTILDAYKDFEVRIHQQDRGVRLELLNAPADAFVDGEMIASTREMLFSALRDIVYAASELDSLRIDLESSQGITDYVFHLLRNARTLRPGVEPKIVVCWGGHSISTEEYKYTKRVGHELGLRSLDICTGCGPGVMKGPMKGATISHAKQRIVGGRYLGLTEPGIIAAEAPNPIVNELVILPDIEKRLEAFVRVGHGIIIFPGGVGTAEEFLYLLGILMHPDNRELPFPVILTGPRSAEPYLQQLHAFVGATLGEDAQKRYQIIINDPAEVARQMAQGLKEVKRFRRERNDAFHFNWLLKIDEGFQRPFDPTHENMAALQLSRSLPPHELAANLRRAFSGIVAGNVKDKGIRLIEEHGPYEIHGDAQVMQPLDRLLQAFVEQHRMKLPGGAAYVPCYRVVESSR; encoded by the coding sequence ATGCCCCCGAGACACGTAGTCAACGCCGAAGTCAGCCCCAAGGGCAGCCTGGAAACCCTCTCCCAGCGCGAAGTGCAGCAACTGAGCGAAGCCGGTTCCGGCAGCATCTACACGCTGTTCCGCCAGTGCGCCCTGGCCATCCTCAACACCGGCGCGCACATCGACAACGCCAAGACCATCCTCGATGCCTACAAGGACTTCGAGGTGCGCATCCACCAGCAGGACCGCGGCGTGCGCCTGGAACTGCTCAACGCCCCGGCCGACGCCTTCGTCGACGGCGAGATGATCGCCAGCACCCGCGAGATGCTCTTCAGCGCCCTGCGCGACATCGTCTACGCGGCCAGCGAGCTGGACAGCCTGCGCATCGACCTGGAGAGCTCCCAGGGCATCACCGACTACGTCTTCCACCTGCTGCGCAACGCGCGCACGCTGCGCCCGGGCGTGGAGCCGAAGATCGTCGTGTGCTGGGGCGGCCACTCCATCAGCACCGAGGAATACAAGTACACCAAGCGCGTCGGCCACGAGCTGGGCCTGCGCAGCCTCGACATCTGCACCGGCTGCGGCCCGGGCGTGATGAAGGGCCCGATGAAGGGCGCCACCATCAGCCACGCCAAGCAGCGCATCGTCGGCGGCCGCTACCTGGGCCTGACCGAGCCGGGGATCATCGCCGCCGAGGCGCCCAACCCCATCGTCAACGAACTTGTGATCCTGCCGGACATCGAGAAGCGCCTGGAGGCCTTCGTCCGCGTCGGCCACGGCATCATCATCTTCCCCGGCGGCGTGGGCACGGCGGAGGAGTTCCTCTACCTGCTGGGCATCCTCATGCACCCGGACAACCGCGAGCTGCCCTTCCCCGTCATCCTCACCGGCCCGCGCAGCGCCGAGCCCTACCTGCAGCAGCTGCACGCCTTCGTCGGCGCCACCCTGGGCGAGGATGCGCAGAAGCGCTACCAGATCATCATCAACGACCCGGCCGAAGTGGCGCGGCAGATGGCCCAGGGGCTGAAGGAAGTGAAGCGTTTCCGCCGCGAGCGCAACGACGCCTTCCACTTCAACTGGCTGCTGAAGATCGACGAAGGCTTCCAGCGCCCCTTCGACCCGACCCACGAGAACATGGCCGCCCTGCAGCTCAGCCGCTCGCTGCCGCCCCACGAACTGGCCGCCAACCTGCGCCGCGCGTTTTCCGGCATCGTCGCCGGCAACGTCAAGGACAAGGGCATCCGCCTGATCGAGGAACACGGCCCCTACGAGATCCACGGCGATGCGCAAGTGATGCAGCCGCTGGACCGCCTGCTCCAGGCCTTCGTCGAACAGCACCGCATGAAGCTTCCCGGCGGCGCGGCCTACGTGCCCTGCTACCGGGTGGTGGAAAGCAGCCGCTGA
- a CDS encoding helix-turn-helix domain-containing protein, protein MASTHHDSTCAYHPPEAGSGASGGLAPWRERLAKQMILTHLAEGIPVARLAEACALSRSHFARAFKCTTGMTPQDWLRRQRLARAKELIRNSDLSLTRISLECGFYDQAHFSRLFTRLEGVNPMSWRLIGE, encoded by the coding sequence ATGGCCAGTACTCACCACGACAGCACCTGCGCATACCACCCGCCCGAGGCCGGCTCCGGCGCCTCGGGCGGCCTCGCCCCGTGGCGCGAGCGCCTGGCCAAGCAGATGATCCTCACCCACCTCGCCGAGGGCATCCCGGTCGCCCGCCTGGCCGAAGCCTGCGCCCTCTCCCGCAGCCACTTCGCCCGCGCCTTCAAATGCACCACCGGCATGACGCCCCAGGATTGGCTGCGCCGGCAACGCCTGGCCCGCGCCAAGGAACTGATCCGCAACTCCGACCTCAGCCTCACCCGTATCAGCCTCGAATGTGGCTTCTACGACCAGGCCCACTTCTCCCGCCTGTTCACCCGCCTCGAAGGCGTCAACCCGATGAGCTGGCGGCTGATCGGCGAGTGA
- a CDS encoding sensor domain-containing diguanylate cyclase gives MNRPPPVDSNQGHIQARRLAFGFTALVILAILAMETWQVWKAHEQEYRRAEVNATNVTSAAAQHARDAVRQADALLVGLIERVEWDGIDKLQVDRMRSLMKRQQRFLPQLHGLFIYDKDGNWLVTDKDSIPAGANNADREYFIHHRERADKDLYIGKAIYSRSTGDLVIPVSRRIDNPDGSFGGVALATLRVSYFVRFYESFDVGDAGIIILALQDGTLLVRRPFLPEAIGASLAKGLVFSELLRQAPAGTAIFHGQVDGMERLFSYRQLADYPLVVETGISTRSITAPWLDQVARSAMVVVAMIVGLVLFAQALIRRIESGALAEEELRLAHDALEQLAMVDGLTGLANRRRLDAVLPIEASRARRQGTPLGIVMFDIDHFKRYNDRYGHPAGDQCIKAVAQVVAAFARRPGDLAARYGGEEMTLLLPNSNEANTRAIAEQVCLAVRELGIRHEGSELGLVTLSAGIHAYDPSPNDGTPDGHLLRAADEALYSAKAAGRDRVHPPETRPAA, from the coding sequence ATGAACAGGCCGCCTCCCGTGGACAGCAACCAGGGCCATATCCAGGCGCGGCGCCTGGCGTTCGGCTTCACCGCGCTGGTGATACTGGCTATCCTCGCCATGGAGACCTGGCAGGTCTGGAAGGCCCACGAACAGGAATACCGTCGCGCCGAAGTCAACGCCACCAACGTCACCAGCGCCGCCGCCCAGCATGCCCGCGATGCGGTGCGCCAGGCCGACGCGTTGCTGGTCGGGCTGATCGAACGGGTCGAGTGGGATGGCATCGACAAGCTGCAGGTGGATCGCATGCGCAGCCTGATGAAGCGCCAGCAGCGCTTCCTGCCCCAGTTGCACGGCCTGTTCATCTACGACAAGGACGGCAACTGGCTGGTGACCGACAAGGACAGCATCCCCGCCGGCGCCAACAACGCCGACCGCGAATACTTCATCCACCACCGCGAGCGAGCCGACAAAGACCTGTACATCGGCAAGGCCATCTACAGCCGCTCGACCGGCGACCTGGTGATCCCCGTCTCGCGACGCATCGACAACCCCGACGGCAGCTTCGGCGGTGTCGCCCTGGCGACCCTGCGGGTGAGCTACTTCGTGCGGTTCTACGAGAGCTTCGATGTGGGCGACGCCGGCATCATCATCCTCGCCCTGCAGGACGGCACGCTGCTGGTACGACGCCCGTTCCTGCCCGAAGCCATCGGCGCCAGCCTGGCCAAGGGCCTGGTGTTCAGCGAGCTGCTGCGCCAGGCACCGGCCGGAACGGCGATCTTCCATGGCCAGGTGGACGGCATGGAGCGCCTGTTCAGCTACCGCCAACTGGCCGACTACCCGCTGGTGGTGGAAACCGGCATCTCCACCCGCTCCATCACCGCGCCCTGGCTCGACCAGGTCGCGCGCTCGGCCATGGTGGTGGTGGCGATGATCGTCGGCCTGGTGCTGTTCGCCCAGGCCCTGATCCGTCGCATCGAATCCGGCGCCCTGGCCGAAGAGGAGCTGCGCCTGGCCCACGATGCCCTGGAGCAGCTGGCGATGGTCGATGGCCTCACCGGGCTGGCCAACCGCCGCCGCCTCGATGCCGTGCTGCCCATCGAGGCGAGCCGTGCCCGCCGCCAGGGCACGCCGCTGGGCATCGTCATGTTCGATATCGATCACTTCAAGCGCTACAACGACCGCTACGGCCACCCCGCCGGCGACCAGTGCATCAAGGCCGTGGCCCAGGTGGTGGCCGCCTTCGCCCGCCGCCCCGGCGACCTGGCGGCCCGCTACGGCGGCGAGGAAATGACCTTGTTGCTGCCCAACAGCAACGAGGCCAACACCCGCGCCATCGCCGAACAGGTGTGCCTCGCCGTGCGCGAACTCGGCATCCGCCACGAAGGCAGCGAGCTGGGCCTGGTGACCCTCAGTGCCGGCATCCATGCCTACGACCCTAGCCCCAACGACGGCACCCCGGACGGCCACCTGCTGCGCGCCGCCGACGAAGCCCTCTACAGTGCCAAGGCCGCCGGGCGCGACCGCGTGCACCCACCGGAAACCCGGCCCGCGGCCTGA
- a CDS encoding TonB-dependent siderophore receptor: MAVAGMHAQAAEAIHIPAQPLASALAQLGRETSLQLFFSPDLVAGKQAPAVDGNLTPEEALGVLLHGSGLVFELVDGSAVLLQRSQDEASALELPASNISVVGNWLGTAEEAVVQNHPGARTVIRRGTMQEKGAMNVRDALRAVPGVQVQESNGTGGSDISLNFGVRGLTSRLSPRSTVLIDGVPAAFAPYGQPQLSMAPISLGNLDSIDVVRGAGSVRYGPQNVGGVINFVTRAIPETFSGEVGTTLENTRHGGWKHLDSAFLGGTADNGIGVALLYSGVNGHGYRDSNNGNDIDDVLLKTHWAPTEQDDLSLNFHYYDASADMPGGLTQAQYDADAFQSDRDWDYFSGRRKDVSLKYLRQIDDATQLEVLTYYSDSFRGSAIATRDQRFLGSFPRSYYTYGIEPRVSRIFFAGLTTHEVGVGYRYLKEAMHEEASRLALVGNVPVATPGVSADGHAYQDRTGGTEANAFYIDDKVDVGNWTVTPGIRFERISTDWHDRPVVGTNGVRVQEKHRSKDYNEPLPAISVMYHLSDAWKLFANYETSFGSLQYFQLGQGGSGDSAAAGLEPEKAKTYEVGTRYDTEGWGGEVTLFYIDFDHELQYISNDIGWTNLGATKHQGIEFSGHYDLDALLAGLSLTGSLTYTRATYEGDIPGFRTRDLPFYSRQVANIGLRYQAGRWTYNLDGYAQSMQRAPGTGIDANGNFTGDYITEPTADGQYGDIPGYATWNVRGGYNFGEQLSNLKLGVGVKNLFDQRYFTRSSDNNAGIYVGQPRTLFVQASVGF, translated from the coding sequence ATGGCCGTCGCCGGCATGCACGCCCAGGCCGCCGAGGCCATCCACATACCGGCCCAGCCCCTGGCCAGCGCCCTGGCGCAACTGGGCCGGGAAACCTCGTTGCAGCTGTTCTTCAGTCCCGACCTGGTAGCCGGCAAGCAGGCCCCGGCGGTGGACGGCAACCTCACCCCCGAGGAGGCCCTGGGCGTGCTGCTGCATGGCAGCGGCCTGGTCTTCGAACTGGTGGACGGCTCCGCGGTATTGCTCCAGCGCTCGCAAGACGAAGCCTCGGCGCTTGAGCTGCCCGCCTCGAACATCTCCGTGGTCGGCAACTGGCTGGGCACCGCCGAGGAGGCCGTAGTGCAAAACCATCCCGGCGCGCGCACCGTGATCCGCCGCGGGACCATGCAGGAGAAAGGCGCGATGAACGTGCGCGACGCCCTGCGTGCCGTGCCCGGCGTGCAGGTGCAGGAATCCAACGGCACCGGTGGCAGCGACATATCCCTGAACTTCGGTGTGCGCGGTCTCACCTCGCGCCTGTCGCCGCGCTCCACCGTGCTGATCGACGGCGTGCCGGCGGCCTTCGCCCCCTACGGCCAGCCGCAGCTATCCATGGCGCCCATCTCCCTGGGCAACCTCGACAGCATCGACGTGGTACGCGGCGCGGGCTCCGTGCGCTATGGCCCGCAGAACGTCGGAGGAGTGATCAACTTCGTCACCCGCGCTATCCCCGAGACCTTCTCCGGTGAGGTCGGCACCACCCTGGAGAACACCCGCCATGGCGGCTGGAAGCACCTGGATAGCGCCTTCCTAGGTGGCACGGCAGATAACGGCATCGGCGTCGCTCTGCTCTATTCCGGCGTCAACGGCCACGGCTACCGCGACAGCAATAACGGCAACGACATCGACGACGTGCTGCTCAAGACCCACTGGGCACCCACCGAGCAGGACGACCTGTCGCTGAACTTCCACTACTACGACGCCAGCGCCGACATGCCCGGTGGCCTGACCCAGGCCCAGTACGACGCCGACGCCTTCCAGTCAGACCGCGACTGGGACTACTTCAGCGGGCGGCGAAAGGACGTTTCCCTGAAGTACCTGCGGCAGATCGACGACGCCACCCAGTTAGAGGTGCTGACCTATTACAGCGACAGCTTCCGCGGCAGCGCCATCGCCACCCGTGACCAGCGCTTCCTCGGCTCTTTCCCGCGCAGCTACTACACCTATGGCATCGAGCCGCGCGTCTCGCGCATCTTCTTCGCCGGCCTCACCACCCACGAGGTGGGCGTCGGCTACCGCTACCTGAAGGAAGCCATGCACGAGGAAGCCAGCCGCCTGGCGCTGGTGGGCAATGTGCCGGTGGCCACTCCCGGCGTCTCGGCGGACGGCCACGCCTACCAGGACCGCACCGGCGGCACCGAGGCCAACGCTTTCTACATCGACGACAAGGTGGACGTGGGCAACTGGACCGTCACCCCCGGCATCCGCTTCGAGCGCATCAGCACCGACTGGCACGACCGCCCGGTGGTGGGCACCAATGGCGTGCGGGTGCAGGAGAAGCACCGCAGCAAGGACTACAACGAGCCGCTGCCGGCGATCAGCGTGATGTACCACCTCTCCGACGCCTGGAAGCTGTTCGCCAATTACGAGACCTCCTTCGGCAGCCTGCAGTACTTCCAACTCGGCCAGGGTGGCAGCGGCGACTCGGCGGCGGCCGGCCTGGAGCCGGAGAAGGCCAAGACCTACGAGGTGGGTACCCGCTACGACACCGAGGGCTGGGGCGGCGAAGTCACGCTGTTCTACATCGACTTCGACCACGAGCTGCAATACATCAGCAACGACATCGGCTGGACCAACCTCGGTGCCACCAAGCACCAAGGCATCGAGTTCTCCGGCCACTACGATCTCGACGCGCTGCTGGCCGGCCTCAGCCTCACCGGTAGCCTGACCTACACCCGCGCCACCTACGAGGGCGACATCCCCGGCTTCCGCACCCGCGACCTGCCCTTCTACTCGCGCCAGGTGGCCAATATCGGCCTGCGCTACCAGGCCGGGCGCTGGACCTACAACTTGGACGGCTACGCCCAGTCCATGCAGCGCGCGCCGGGCACCGGCATCGACGCCAACGGCAACTTCACTGGTGACTACATCACCGAACCGACCGCCGACGGCCAGTACGGCGACATCCCCGGCTACGCCACCTGGAACGTACGCGGCGGCTACAACTTCGGCGAGCAGCTGTCCAACCTCAAGCTCGGCGTGGGCGTGAAAAACCTCTTCGACCAGCGTTACTTCACCCGTTCCAGCGACAACAACGCCGGCATCTATGTCGGCCAGCCGCGCACCCTGTTCGTCCAGGCCAGCGTCGGCTTCTAA